GCTCGAGGAAGCCGCTGTCCTGCTCAACGCCATGCGCGATGAGGAAGGCCGGGGCATCGAACGCGAGTTGCGCGAGCGCATGACCCATCTGCAGCAGGCCAACCGCGAGATCGAGAAGCTGCGCGGCGCCGTCTCCCGCGCCTACCTGGAAAAGGTGCAGAGCCGCTTGAAGGAGCTCATCGGCGCCCACGCCGACCAGGACCGCATCCTGCAGGAAGCCGCCCTGCTGGCCGAGCGCAGCGACATCCAGGAGGAGATCGTCCGCCTCAACACCCACGTCGCCCATTTCCTGGGACTGCTGGATTCCGGCGGAGAGGTCGGCAAGAAGCTCGACTTCCTGCTGCAGGAAATGAACCGCGAAGCTAATACCCTGCTTTCCAAGACGGCGGGGGTCGCAGGCGAGGGCCTGCGCATCACCGAGCTGGGCCTGGCCATGAAGTCGGAGATCGAGAAATCCCGCGAACAGGTGCAGAACGTCGAGTGAGCGGCCTCATCTTCATCATTTCGGCGCCGTCGGGCTCGGGCAAGAGTACCCTGGTCAGTGAGCTGCGCAAGGTCGTGGCCGGCCTGGAATTCTCCATCTCCTACACCACCCGCAAGCCGCGCGGCTCCGAGCAGAACGGCCGGGAATATTATTTTGTGTCGCGCGAGGAATTCGAGCGCATGTTGCGCCGCGACGAGTTCCTGGAACATGCCGAAGTCTTCGGCAACTACTACGGGACGGCGCGGCGCTTCCTGGAAGACGCCAGGAGGCGCGGCCAGGACTTGCTGCTCGACATCGACGTGCAGGGCGCGGGGCAGATCAAAAAGCGCCTGCCGGAAGCCGTCTCCATCTTCGTGCTGCCGCCGTCGCGGGCCGAGCTGGAGCGCCGCCTGCACCGCCGCAGCGAGGCCGACGCCCATGCCGGCCACCCCGTCACCGAGGAGACCATCCAGCGCCGCCTGCACACCGCCACGAAAGAGATTGAGAAGTACCCGGACTACGACTATATTCTTGTGAACGACCGGCTGGAACAGTCCATCGACGAGCTCAAGGCCATCGTTCTCTCCGAACGTCTGACGCGCGCAGGGAAAAGTCTTACCCCGGCAGAGGCGAAGCTGGTGAGTCTGGCCGAGAGCTGCCGGCAGCAGAACATGCAGCCGCGCTTGCAGCCGATCCTCGAGTCATTCGGTTTGGCCCCGGCCCCCAGGGCAGATTGAGGTGTTTGGGCGTATGAAGCTCATGGAAGGTTTCGACAGCAATTACCGCTACATCCTGGTGGCTGCGCGGCGCGCCCGGCAATTGCAGGGGGGCGCCCGCCCGCTGGTGGAAACCCCGGCCCGCAAGCCGTGCAAGATCGCACAACAGGAGATCGAGGCCGGCAAGGTCAAGTTCGTGGTCGGCGCGCCCGAGAAGAGTGAGGCCTCGAAGGTCAGTGAACTGCTCGACCAGGCCCTCGGCGTCGTCCGATAATCGTGTAGAGACGTAGCTGGCTACGTTTCGTTGGCGTCGATCATCGAATCTCTATGAAGATCGCGCTCGGTGTCTGCGGAGGCATCGCCGCTTACAAGGCGGCGGAACTGGTGCGCCTGTTCCAGGACCGCGGAGTGCGGGTGCAGGTGATCATGACCCGGGCGGCGCAGGAGTTCGTGCGGCCGCTCACCTTCGCCGCGCTCTCCGGCGAGAAGGTCATCACCGACCTGTTCGGGCAAGGGGCGGAGCAGCCCAACATCGATTCCGCGGTCGAGCACATCGCGGTGGCCCAGTCCTGCGATGCCCTGGTGGTCGCGCCCGCGACCGCCGACACCCTCGCCAAGTTCGCTCACGGCCTGGCCGACGATTTCCTCTCCACCCTCTTCCTCGCCACCACCGCTCCCGTGGCCGTCGCTCCCGCCATGAACGTCAACATGTGGGAGAACGCCGCCACTCAGGCGAACCTGGCGAAGCTGAAAGAGCGCGGGGTCCGCGTGGTGGAGCCCGATGCCGGCTACCTGGCCTGCGGCATGACCGGGCCGGGGCGGCTGGCGGCCAACGAGAGCATCGTGGCCACGGTGATGGACATCCTGGGGGCGCACCAGGACTTCGTCGGCGAGACGGTGCTGATCACCGCCGGCCCGACCCGCGAGCCCATCGACCCGGTGCGCTTCATCGGCAATCGCTCGAGCGGCAAGATGGGTTACGCCCTGGCGGAAGCGGCGCTGCGGCGCGGCGGCAACGTCATCCTGGTGAGCGGGCCTACGGCGCTGCATGCCCCCGCGGGCGCCGAGGTCATCCACGTGGAAACCGCGGAGGCGATGCGTCAGGCGGTGCTCAAGCGCCTCCCCGAGGCATCCGTGGTCATCAAGGCGGCGGCGGTCGCCGACTACCGGCCCAAGCAGAAGTCGGAGAAGAAGATCAAGCGCTCGGGGGAGCTGGCGCTGGAACTGGAGCCGACCACCGACATCCTGGCCGAAGTGGCGCGCAAGCGCGAATCGCAGATCATCATCGGCTTCGCCGCCGAGACCGACAACGTGCTGGAGAACGCGCGCAAGAAGCTCAACGCCAAGAGCGTGGACGCCATCGTGGTCAACGACGTCTCGCGCAAAGGCATCGGCATGGATTCCGACCGCAACGCGGTCACCATCCTGACCGCGGACCAGACCATCGAAGTCCCCGAGAGCACGAAGTGGGACGTCGCACACCGCGTGCTCGACACCGTCCTGAAGCTCCGCCAGCACCGCCGGCAGCCCGCCGGCGCCCGCCGCTGAATGCCCCTCGGTCCGAAGCTCAGAGAGCACATAGCCGAGCGTGTGCGCTACTACCGCGAGCTGGGCATCTACGATCTGTATCGCCGCGAGGTAGCCAACGCAGTTGTGGCGCGGGCGCCCTCGCCCCCGAGCGCCGGAGGCGCGGAAGATCTGTTCGCCCCCGCCCGTCCTGAATCGCGCGCCGGCGATCCCGCCGATGCCCTGCGCATCATCCGGGAAGACCTGGGCGACTGCACCCGCTGCGTCCTGCACCGGCAGGGGCGCAAGCAGATCGTTTTCGGGGTGGGGAACCCGCAAGCCGAGCTGATGTTCGTGGGGGAAGGACCGGGCGCCGACGAAGACGAGCAGGGCGAACCCTTCGTGGGCCGCGCCGGCCAGTTGCTGAACAAGATGATCGCCGCCATGGGCCTGCGCCGCGAGGACGTGTACATCGCCAACGTGGTGAAATGCCGTCCCCCGGGCAACCGCACTCCGGAACGCGAGGAGTGCGACACTTGCTCGTCTTTCCTGATGCGCCAGATCGACGCCATCGGGCCCAGGGTCATCGTGGCGCTGGGGGCGGTGGCCGCCAGGAATCTGCTCGGTCTCAACGATTCCATGGCCTCGTTGCGCGGCCGCACCTACGATTTTCGCGGCTCCCGGCTGATCGTCACCTACCACCCCGCGTTCCTGCTGCGCGACCCGCGCCAGAAGGGCGAAGCCTGGAAAGATCTGCAGATCGCCATGCGCGAGCTCGGCCTGCCGGCGCCCAGGAAGTCGTCTTCGTGACCCTCGCCTTTCTTAAGGCACTCACTTGCACAAACTGCTCTGATCGACCGTGTAACCAGTGCCCTTCAGGGCACGGGTGAATGTAGCCCGGCACGTCAGTGCCGGGTATGCGTTGGTTAAGGGAAACCAGTCCCGCTAGGGACGGCTGAACGCCCGCGCTACAATGCGCCCACCATGGCGCACACATATACGAATCTTCTCTACCACTGCGCGTTCTCCACCAAGAACCGACGATCGCTGATTGCGGACAATGTCCAAGCGGAATCATGGGCCTACATGGGCGGGATTGCTCGATCCAACGATTTCAAAGCTCTGGCGGTCGGTGGCATCGACAACCATTGCCATATACTGTTGGTCCTGCCACCCACACTGCCGGTTGCTAAAGCGGTGCAGCTGATAAAGGCCGGTTCTTCGAAGTGGATGCGTGAGCACCCCGACCGGGACCAGTTTGCCTGGCAGGAAGCTTACGGCGCCTTCACCATTGGCGAATCGCAGGTGCCGCATACCATGGAATACATTCGGAACCAAAAGGAACATCACGCCCGAGTTTCGTTTGAAGATGAATTCCGTGCATTCCTACGCAAGAATCAGGTCGCTTTCGACGAACAATATGTCTTCGGATAGATGTTCAGCCGTCCCTACGGGACTGCTGCCACTTCGGCCAGCCACCCGGCACTGCGTCGCTGCGCGGCTTCGTGCCGGGCTACAATCAGCCGTCCGCTTGCGCGGACTGGGGCGGTCTGCGGAGCAAATCCTGACGGCTGGGATTAAGCCAGGCTTCGCATGACAGCCATTGCCCGCAGGGTGGGGATCAATGTAGCCCGGCACGTTAGTGCCGGGTACGTGGAGGATTGTGAGCGAACAGCCCGTCAGGGACGGTTGAACTAGCGAGCCCGCGCCTTGGATTTTTGCGGCGTCAGGGGCTGAGCGGAATACCACTGGGTGGCGACGAACATCTGGCTGTCCTTCGCCCACATATGCTCCCGCTTCAATTGGATCTTCAGGTCCGAAGTGCTGACGATCTGCGTCTCCTCGAAATGCGGGCCGGTCTCCTTGTTCTGCCGGAAGGTGAATTCGCTGCGTTGCGAGACCTCCTGCTGCGACCACGGGTCCGCTGCCAGTCCCGACTCAACCAGGTCGAGGATGGGCTCGAGTCCCCCCCCGCGCAGCTTGTAGATGACGAAGCTGGTATGGCTCGCCCCGTTCCTGGACTGGTGCTGCGCCCGGTGGACCATCACTTGTTGTGAGTTGTCTCCCGTCACCGAGCCGGCGGTGACCCGCGCTTCGTGGTACCGGTTGGGTACGACCAGGGTCTGGAGATAGCGCCAGCTCTCATCCTCCTTGACCATGAAGACCAGGTTCAGGTCCACGCCGCACTGGGTCTGCAGGTACCCGGCCTCATGGGCGCCGTCGAGACGAAGGCGGGTGAGCGACACCTCCTTACAGCCCTTCAATGATTCTGAGGAAAGATGCAATGCCGTCCCCAGGTCGCGGGCGCGGGCCAGGAGGCTGCGGGTCTTCTCGTCCGCACTGTCTTCGCAGGCGCTGCGTTCGGCGACACATCCGGAAGCCGCGAGGTCCTTCTCCAGGCTGTCGAGCGACTTGGCGAGAGCCTCCGGCGCGAATGCCGGCGCCGCCTGGGCAAAGCCGGCCGTGACTGCCGCCGATACGAGGAGTAGCAAGACGGAAAGTGTCCTGACAGTCATGACGCGCTCCGCACGATGGTCGTGATGGCTTCACCATATTAGGCCAGCAGGCTGAGCCCCGCGCCAGCATTAGCTTCTGGGCGAGATCCCTGGGCGGCCCGTGCTCGCACAGCTGACGCCCGAGGATGGGGTAGGCAGCAACAATTCTGTCGTCGGGGAGGAGCTGCGGACTACCTCTCGTTTTGCCGGTCAGGCGAACAAAAAGCGCACGCTTGTGCGAAGGCGATTTCACAACGATTACGACCGCCGAGTGATGTTCAGAATCGCCGTACATAACCTGAGACCAGTTTGAAGCCGTTCTCGGACAAAGGCTTTGTTACACGATTGAGATTGGAGCGAATCTGCGCGTAGAACGTCGTGTACTCGTCATGGTCAGCGTAGATTACAAAGGGTTTGGGCTGCGGAACGAACAGGAAGTCCACCCAATCACTCAGTGCGGCGTAC
This genomic window from Terriglobales bacterium contains:
- a CDS encoding YicC/YloC family endoribonuclease codes for the protein MPIRSMTAFASVKGQAREDLGFSLALKSVNHRFLDLHLRMPGQTDALEMRIRRFLKEKLARGHVELVLSMEKAASNGFALNRELVNGYVAAFRSAAQEFGINAEPDLNAILRLPGAMGGGEEAVDEQLDAAVMAKLEEAAVLLNAMRDEEGRGIERELRERMTHLQQANREIEKLRGAVSRAYLEKVQSRLKELIGAHADQDRILQEAALLAERSDIQEEIVRLNTHVAHFLGLLDSGGEVGKKLDFLLQEMNREANTLLSKTAGVAGEGLRITELGLAMKSEIEKSREQVQNVE
- the gmk gene encoding guanylate kinase; translated protein: MSGLIFIISAPSGSGKSTLVSELRKVVAGLEFSISYTTRKPRGSEQNGREYYFVSREEFERMLRRDEFLEHAEVFGNYYGTARRFLEDARRRGQDLLLDIDVQGAGQIKKRLPEAVSIFVLPPSRAELERRLHRRSEADAHAGHPVTEETIQRRLHTATKEIEKYPDYDYILVNDRLEQSIDELKAIVLSERLTRAGKSLTPAEAKLVSLAESCRQQNMQPRLQPILESFGLAPAPRAD
- the rpoZ gene encoding DNA-directed RNA polymerase subunit omega, encoding MKLMEGFDSNYRYILVAARRARQLQGGARPLVETPARKPCKIAQQEIEAGKVKFVVGAPEKSEASKVSELLDQALGVVR
- the coaBC gene encoding bifunctional phosphopantothenoylcysteine decarboxylase/phosphopantothenate--cysteine ligase CoaBC; protein product: MKIALGVCGGIAAYKAAELVRLFQDRGVRVQVIMTRAAQEFVRPLTFAALSGEKVITDLFGQGAEQPNIDSAVEHIAVAQSCDALVVAPATADTLAKFAHGLADDFLSTLFLATTAPVAVAPAMNVNMWENAATQANLAKLKERGVRVVEPDAGYLACGMTGPGRLAANESIVATVMDILGAHQDFVGETVLITAGPTREPIDPVRFIGNRSSGKMGYALAEAALRRGGNVILVSGPTALHAPAGAEVIHVETAEAMRQAVLKRLPEASVVIKAAAVADYRPKQKSEKKIKRSGELALELEPTTDILAEVARKRESQIIIGFAAETDNVLENARKKLNAKSVDAIVVNDVSRKGIGMDSDRNAVTILTADQTIEVPESTKWDVAHRVLDTVLKLRQHRRQPAGARR
- a CDS encoding uracil-DNA glycosylase, whose translation is MPLGPKLREHIAERVRYYRELGIYDLYRREVANAVVARAPSPPSAGGAEDLFAPARPESRAGDPADALRIIREDLGDCTRCVLHRQGRKQIVFGVGNPQAELMFVGEGPGADEDEQGEPFVGRAGQLLNKMIAAMGLRREDVYIANVVKCRPPGNRTPEREECDTCSSFLMRQIDAIGPRVIVALGAVAARNLLGLNDSMASLRGRTYDFRGSRLIVTYHPAFLLRDPRQKGEAWKDLQIAMRELGLPAPRKSSS
- the tnpA gene encoding IS200/IS605 family transposase; this translates as MAHTYTNLLYHCAFSTKNRRSLIADNVQAESWAYMGGIARSNDFKALAVGGIDNHCHILLVLPPTLPVAKAVQLIKAGSSKWMREHPDRDQFAWQEAYGAFTIGESQVPHTMEYIRNQKEHHARVSFEDEFRAFLRKNQVAFDEQYVFG